Proteins encoded by one window of Vanacampus margaritifer isolate UIUO_Vmar chromosome 17, RoL_Vmar_1.0, whole genome shotgun sequence:
- the LOC144037108 gene encoding major histocompatibility complex class I-related protein 1-like isoform X2 — MWKMNLWGLFVVVVQIHSVTPVVHTLKYFTTASSHIPNLPSYFDVGYVDGVEIARYNSKSRKAKAKQDWMNKITDEDPHYWERNTQISIGNEQVDKVNIEIVRERFNQTGGVHMFQRMSGCEWDDETDEVDGWEHYSYDGEDFISFDLSTLRWIAVKPQAVVSKHKWDQADAMNQYQKHYYTEICPSYLKKFVSYGRDFLMRTELPVVSLLQKTPSSPITCHASGFYPADSVLFWRKDGEELHEDVEMGELLPNHDGTFQTTAHLKAELPADAEGRYECVFQLAGVEDDMVTKLDRRSILSNREEDATKVTLAVVVPLALLALLAPLLVLLVKRHRSPPANYAPASADASEPDPEPASKSVSEPDAEPASESVPEAHSGTSSS; from the exons ATGTGGAAGATGAACTTGTGGGGATTGTTTGTGGTGGTTGTGCAAATCCACAGCGTGACGCCTG tgGTTCACACGCTCAAATATTTCACAACTGcgtcctctcacattccaaacttGCCATCGTACTTTGATGTTGGTTATGTTGACGGCGTTGAGATTGCTCGTTACAACAGCAAGAGCAGGAAAGCAAAAGCCAAACAGGACTGGATGAACAAAATCACCGACGAGGATCCGCACTACTGGGAGAGAAACACACAGATCAGTATTGGTAATGAGCAGGTCGACAAAGTCAACATTGAAATTGTGAGAGAGCGCTTCAACCAAACTGgag gtgttCACATGTTCCAGAGGATGTCTGGCTGCGAATGGGACGACGAGACTGACGAGGTTGACGGTTGGGAACACTACAGTTACGACGGCGAAGACTTCATCTCGTTTGACTTGTCGACACTGAGATGGATCGCAGTTAAGCCGCAAGCTGTCGTCAGCAAACACAAGTGGGACCAAGCGGACGCCATGAATCAATACCAGAAGCATTATTACACTGAGATTTGTCCTTCTTACTTGAAGAAGTTTGTGAGCTATGGGAGGGACTTCCTGATGAGAACAG AGCTGCCGGTGGTGTCGCTGCTGCAGAAGACGCCTTCGTCGCCGATCACGTGCCACGCCAGCGGTTTCTACCCGGCGGACTCCGTCCTGTTTTGGAGGAAGGACGGCGAGGAGCTCCACGAGGACGTGGAGATGGGAGAGCTTCTCCCCAACCACGACGGAACCTTCCAGACGACGGCCCACCTGAAAGCGGAGCTGCCGGCCGACGCGGAGGGCCGCTACGAATGCGTCTTCCAGCTGGCCGGCGTCGAGGACGACATGGTCACCAAGCTGGACAGAAGAAGCATCCTGAGTAACCGAG AGGAAGACGCCACTAAGGTGACGCTGGCCGTTGTTGTCCCCTTGGCGCTCCTCGCTCTGCTGGCGCCGCTGCTCGTGCTCCTCGTCAAGCGTCACAGAAGCCCACCAG CCAACTACGCTCCAGCTT CTGCTGACGCTTCCGAGCCCGATCCCGAGCCGGCCTCAAAGTCGGTTTCCGAGCCTGATGCCGAACCTGCTTCCGAGTCGGTTCCTGAGGCCCATTCCGGGACCAGTTCCTCGTGA
- the LOC144037108 gene encoding major histocompatibility complex class I-related protein 1-like isoform X1, whose amino-acid sequence MWKMNLWGLFVVVVQIHSVTPVVHTLKYFTTASSHIPNLPSYFDVGYVDGVEIARYNSKSRKAKAKQDWMNKITDEDPHYWERNTQISIGNEQVDKVNIEIVRERFNQTGGVHMFQRMSGCEWDDETDEVDGWEHYSYDGEDFISFDLSTLRWIAVKPQAVVSKHKWDQADAMNQYQKHYYTEICPSYLKKFVSYGRDFLMRTELPVVSLLQKTPSSPITCHASGFYPADSVLFWRKDGEELHEDVEMGELLPNHDGTFQTTAHLKAELPADAEGRYECVFQLAGVEDDMVTKLDRRSILSNREEDATKVTLAVVVPLALLALLAPLLVLLVKRHRSPPANYAPACKSNIFAVLSRSDVQLCEKTLHISRYLCVPQLLTLPSPIPSRPQSRFPSLMPNLLPSRFLRPIPGPVPRDVTRCRDTTETSPSKCLDLKTEREFFNSDVPV is encoded by the exons ATGTGGAAGATGAACTTGTGGGGATTGTTTGTGGTGGTTGTGCAAATCCACAGCGTGACGCCTG tgGTTCACACGCTCAAATATTTCACAACTGcgtcctctcacattccaaacttGCCATCGTACTTTGATGTTGGTTATGTTGACGGCGTTGAGATTGCTCGTTACAACAGCAAGAGCAGGAAAGCAAAAGCCAAACAGGACTGGATGAACAAAATCACCGACGAGGATCCGCACTACTGGGAGAGAAACACACAGATCAGTATTGGTAATGAGCAGGTCGACAAAGTCAACATTGAAATTGTGAGAGAGCGCTTCAACCAAACTGgag gtgttCACATGTTCCAGAGGATGTCTGGCTGCGAATGGGACGACGAGACTGACGAGGTTGACGGTTGGGAACACTACAGTTACGACGGCGAAGACTTCATCTCGTTTGACTTGTCGACACTGAGATGGATCGCAGTTAAGCCGCAAGCTGTCGTCAGCAAACACAAGTGGGACCAAGCGGACGCCATGAATCAATACCAGAAGCATTATTACACTGAGATTTGTCCTTCTTACTTGAAGAAGTTTGTGAGCTATGGGAGGGACTTCCTGATGAGAACAG AGCTGCCGGTGGTGTCGCTGCTGCAGAAGACGCCTTCGTCGCCGATCACGTGCCACGCCAGCGGTTTCTACCCGGCGGACTCCGTCCTGTTTTGGAGGAAGGACGGCGAGGAGCTCCACGAGGACGTGGAGATGGGAGAGCTTCTCCCCAACCACGACGGAACCTTCCAGACGACGGCCCACCTGAAAGCGGAGCTGCCGGCCGACGCGGAGGGCCGCTACGAATGCGTCTTCCAGCTGGCCGGCGTCGAGGACGACATGGTCACCAAGCTGGACAGAAGAAGCATCCTGAGTAACCGAG AGGAAGACGCCACTAAGGTGACGCTGGCCGTTGTTGTCCCCTTGGCGCTCCTCGCTCTGCTGGCGCCGCTGCTCGTGCTCCTCGTCAAGCGTCACAGAAGCCCACCAG CCAACTACGCTCCAGCTTGTAAGTCAAACATCTTCGCAGTCCTGTCCAGGTCCGATGTCCAGCTTTGCGAAAAAACGCTCCACATCTCTCGCTATCTTTGCGTCCCGCAGCTGCTGACGCTTCCGAGCCCGATCCCGAGCCGGCCTCAAAGTCGGTTTCCGAGCCTGATGCCGAACCTGCTTCCGAGTCGGTTCCTGAGGCCCATTCCGGGACCAGTTCCTCGTGACGTCACACG GTGTCGGGACACGACAGAGACGTCTCCATCCAAGTGCTTGGATTTGAAAACAGAGAGAGAATTTTTCAATTCTGACGTTCCTGTTTAG
- the LOC144036996 gene encoding class I histocompatibility antigen, F10 alpha chain-like, which translates to MWKMNLWGLFVVVVQIHSVTPVVHTLKYFQTASSHIPNLPAYLEVGYVDGVQIARYDSKSRKTKAKQDWMNKITDEEPHYWERETQMSIGNEQVDKVNIEIVRERFNQTGGVHMVQTMYGCEWDDETDEVYGWRHDSYDGEDFISFELSTLRWIAVKPQAVVTKHKWDQDDVWNQHLKYYYTEICPSYLKKYVSYGRDFLMRTELPVVSLLQKTPSSPITCHASGFYPADSVLFWRKDGEELHEDVEMGELLPNHDGTFQTTAHLKAELPADAEGRYECVFQLAGVEDDMVTKLDRRSILSNREEDATKVTLAVVVPLALLALLAPLLVLLVKRHKSPPANYAPASADASEPDPEPASKSVSEPDAEPASESVPEAHSGTSSS; encoded by the exons ATGTGGAAGATGAACTTGTGGGGATTGTTTGTGGTGGTTGTGCAAATCCACAGCGTGACGCCTG tgGTTCACACGCTCAAATATTTCCAAACTGcgtcctctcacattccaaacttGCCAGCGTACTTGGAGGTTGGTTATGTTGACGGCGTTCAGATTGCTCGTTACGACAGCAAGAGCAGGAAAACAAAAGCCAAACAGGACTGGATGAACAAAATCACCGACGAGGAGCCGCACTACTGGGAGAGAGAAACACAGATGAGTATTGGTAATGAGCAGGTCGACAAAGTCAACATTGAAATTGTGAGAGAGCGCTTCAACCAAACTGgag gtgttCACATGGTCCAGACGATGTATGGCTGCGAATGGGACGACGAGACTGACGAGGTTTACGGTTGGCGACACGACAGTTACGACGGCGAAGACTTCATCTCGTTTGAGTTGTCGACACTGAGATGGATCGCAGTTAAGCCGCAAGCTGTCGTCACCAAACACAAGTGGGACCAAGACGACGTCTGGAATCAACACCTGAAGTATTATTACACTGAGATTTGTCCTTCTTACTTGAAGAAGTATGTGAGCTATGGGAGGGACTTCCTGATGAGAACAG AGCTGCCGGTGGTGTCGCTGCTGCAGAAGACGCCTTCGTCGCCGATCACGTGCCACGCCAGCGGTTTCTACCCGGCGGACTCCGTCCTGTTTTGGAGGAAGGACGGCGAGGAGCTCCACGAGGACGTGGAGATGGGAGAGCTCCTCCCCAACCACGACGGAACCTTCCAGACGACGGCCCACCTGAAAGCGGAGCTGCCGGCCGACGCGGAGGGCCGCTACGAATGCGTCTTCCAGCTGGCCGGCGTCGAGGACGACATGGTCACCAAGCTGGACAGAAGAAGCATCCTGAGTAACCGAG AGGAAGACGCCACTAAGGTGACGCTGGCCGTTGTTGTCCCCTTGGCGCTCCTCGCTCTGCTGGCGCCGCTGCTCGTGCTCCTCGTCAAGCGTCACAAAAGCCCACCAG CCAACTACGCTCCAGCTT CTGCTGACGCTTCCGAGCCCGATCCCGAGCCGGCCTCAAAGTCGGTTTCCGAGCCTGATGCCGAACCTGCTTCCGAGTCGGTTCCTGAGGCCCATTCCGGGACCAGTTCCTCGTGA
- the LOC144037111 gene encoding stathmin domain-containing protein 1-like: MGCGSSNATTVVQPLRPTDEDDPGSRCNRGDSAVSKLTEDSGVVVAVENGETLPGEVPVKPPGLMGRDVPMQERPTSSDILEELQNEGIIPVKPSRETAASGQAYTILLDDSDGIRRRPPARLESLRVKRLPSKEEMEEKMRLTNDRRKSREDELMARLRNKSARIQRAAAFERVQQAPERGKSAGDERRDDEESTLMEVAELLSASGELEGDSSFQRGDDKEIFGTKRTK, from the exons ATGGGATGCGGCAGCTCTAACGCCACCACGGTGGTCCAACCTTTACGACCCACGGAcgag GATGACCCGGGAAGCAGATGTAACCGCGGCGACTCGGCTGTGTCCAAACTGACAGAGGATAGTGGCGTGGTGGTGGCGGTGGAGAATGGCGAGACGTTACCCGGCGAGGTGCCCGTGAAGCCCCCTGGCTTAATGGGGCGGGACGTCCCGATGCAAGAGCGCCCCACGTCCAGCGATATCCTGGAAGAGTTGCAGAATGAGGGGATCATCCCGGTGAAACCCAGTAGAGAGACGGCGGCCTCCGGGCAGGCCTACACCATCTTG ctgGACGACAGCGATGGTATCAGACGCCGGCCCCCCGCCAGACTGGAGTCCCTCAGGGTCAAACGTCTGCCAAGCAAGGAGGAGATGGAGGAGAAGATGCGGCTCACAAACGATAGACGCAAG TCACGGGAAGACGAGCTGATGGCCCGTTTGAGGAACAAATCGGCCCGCATCCAGCGAGCCGCCGCCTTCGAACGCGTGCAACAAGCACCCGAGAGAGGAAAAAGTGCGGGAGACGAGCGCCGTGATGATGAGGAGTCCACGCTGATGGAGGTGGCTGAGCTCCTCTCGGCTTCGGGGGAGCTGGAGGGCGACTCCAGCTTCCAGCGAGGAGACGACAAGGAGATTTTTGGAACCAAGAGGACGAAGTGA